In Leopardus geoffroyi isolate Oge1 chromosome D1, O.geoffroyi_Oge1_pat1.0, whole genome shotgun sequence, a single window of DNA contains:
- the EXPH5 gene encoding exophilin-5 isoform X1 — MTKVPQGFDFSFLNDEEARKILQVLERNEELQRADKDRISKLPKTKRDIRWLQGVTGEWFEEIQRKKFCNETDVSQMLKQPLTYRLRKGMAENDRAELQTSRSKTTPHPRNPMSVSSRLGFRSSFSSLFSFRKSRRETSKLLSPAQKGCDSHAGPSVSVRRTATQAKIYSSPLENQPVDSVFVPGRAGMREGSGMPPWDASLLENEFFQVLDDLDNKLAQEQCPSSGNTTAPLNYGSRARCSHFYSRGNTHGSITGRYQNHHNGASNRSIYDILRPGTPREGFKTFSPRTKTIYDMYRTREPRLSKEDYVQKNSFGSTSLCFDSRQPSTSPATIYFTTRSLHFPTITQNKSAFIPPRHQQSPKRTPLSSIIWNRSDSSGGGQSQEEFLGAPSPMEIDSADQYVYPRCFQENRRYEFYRSQSVYQGVHLDACMDNAMSPDPFENSENMPFYHQEHPFARSFSSNTFGRNREQRFKQSPLWGQHEEHSFWSDFPQSRHPFTSHRDSEMISMDVSAGHSHSIHSQHWGSFSPGYKTNIFRDHEEPHLWQFDSQTTTLESTEVSRGNESQTTHFSMPNVCPGTGPSYHSTSGRSVCQQGGPPTEVHLDKEPYSFGNTQTTLASSFNTSFPPIPDDRGNPQRPSFQNPTVAVHKMKPASLPIKSYPEVTVTKSDSVDSPPLTESPPSILVTQVTKEKVLKETLREEDKQLHKMDQTHMTSEVPQPVSQTVTSNHASDVQSPLSQDSAKGKGFAFNASTAVSSKRSPGVISRKESPKIHISHRERSNELKKDKNHTGDRQPGSATSLAFIQERTTASWPSPDQGCHQEVRASTEAISGIIKNNHWSSEPADGQKAQSAEKPALSDTKEEQGTTSPSTNCSKPAARRKIPRDSSDLSSGILPGSSPSTNSFLDTPAIPSTTVFSRKSPSGKDPSPGERAQKDNDSKDQSDQFALSPSENPKRNDECVLGHNEAVDVAKWRSHSPFKDGKGKGKVRRRIASLEKLSKMESRSAPTSENSSSVEMNQSNSKPPEVHTTSCTSPTKSARFLINNRKSESKIMASPCRNEPLPFQVKNNVEHPAGKYTLNKFGPSSPESESQCSKAVSDSVPVAPEATEKVASLKNIGFASVRKGPLPFLIKRAVSCPSGVPDASDGRDKREECLVSNTDASAVTLKPWEAIISPLENNSPVSDLSSPKRHHQKEYFPECTEQDGKMAASGTGLFSLSNEDPLPFSSDASRKESGKTLRKFKTTSTFSVSGDEDNVKCLEVVSVYYTLPRKYSKKFSNILEKYTRYIDSLTESTKVETETFPNAFEKEKLNYSTQEQSGTPSSEGLKMLVTSAQEKTHCLSRTSENMTASQLPSIWPSEPTLQEVDSTEPRVSLHKGESKTGEISPDNFAKTPLGDSESRKERGKRLQSETLPPSSMLQEKKGTEEKAESCQQSSKSGNSGPSNLPAHSEENVGSSQNGRSSGECVGTRIAITAPGTGEGLPREIADGSSNGLQPSQVRGEMGTDFQKETSKPLSDLESQVFALTPALHKLQLFEGTCSGEPDLDSSQSEPRELPPRSQEISMTENSKAEDEMLKLAWDQPSFPAGSSKQKTSLDDPEEGKNRSVVKHRLAAMSKASRKFPAKDLSPRRHVATIFPQSGNSSGFGSLSLGTAECNLPSPEPAPKSIESRNESRLSHDITDVEKSENSLQVTVIPSREASTHLSNPKSNSISQLQQNGSKNISESSPKYEKSKDVTAAQTLERESRTLAQPTFPNLGEADFSDHQRRINPPFPLEPTEKSRVSVPLASYQQQQRSASSLEWGPELHPYRSNSLKSINVHGDLVRKSHPPKVRGRHFSESTSIDNALSELTLGDEFSGNSGYSRRFRSFSELSSCDGNENRTLGSGRTKMGPKFATSISRPIDYGIFGKEQQLAFLENVKRSLTQGRLWKPSFLKNPGFLKDDVINHPQPTELPSSDSPSGQMPEDAFSPGAPLCIYEKTPVDSDCDTDTTTDDEYYLDENDKESEL, encoded by the exons caAACTCCCGAAGACAAAGAGGGATATCAGATGGCTTCAAGGAGTGACTGGTGAATGGTttgaagaaattcaaagaaagaagtTTTGCAATGAAACAGACGTTAGCCAGATGTTGAAACAACCACTCACATACAGGCTAAGGAAAGGGATGGCAGAAAATG ATCGTGCGGAATTACAGACGTCAAGATCTAAAACTACACCTCATCCAAGAAACCCCATGTCTGTTTCTTCCCGGCTGGGCTTCAGATCGTCATTTTCTTCCCTGTTCTCATTCAGAAAATCCAGAAGGGAGACTTCAAAGCTTCTGTCACCGGCACAGAAAGG ATGTGACAGCCATGCAGGACCTTCCGTGTCTGTGAGGCGAACCGCTACG cAGGCCAAAATATACAGTTCACCTCTGGAAAATCAACCGGTTGACAGCGTCTTTGTCCCCGGGCGAGCAGGCATGAGGGAGGGAAGTGGTATGCCTCCCTGGGATGCTTCACTGCTGGAAAACGAGTTTTTCCAAG TTTTAGACGACTTGGATAATAAACTGGCTCAGGAACAGTGTCCAAGCTCAGGGAATACCACAGCACCTCTCAACTACGGATCAAGAGCACGGTGCAGTCATTTTTACTCCAGGGGGAACACGCACGGAAGTATCACGGGAAGGTACCAAAACCACCATAATGGAGCTTCAAATAGGTCTATCTATGACATCCTAAGACCAGGAACCCCTAGGGAAGGTTTTAAAACCTTTTCTCCTAGAACAAAAACAATTTATGATATGTACAGGACAAGGGAGCCCAGACTCTCAAAAGAAGATTACGTGCAAAAGAATAGTTTCGGTAGTACTTCTCTGTGTTTCGACAGCAGGCAGCCATCAACGTCACCGGCTACGATATATTTTACAACAAGAAGCTTACATTTTCCAACAATAACTCAGAACAAGAGTGCGTTTATACCACCAAGACACCAGCAGAGCCCAAAGAGAACTCCTTTATCATCCATTATATGGAATAGATCAGATTCTTCCGGAGGTGGGCAGAGCCAGGAAGAGTTCCTGGGGGCACCTTCACCGATGGAGATCGACTCTGCTGACCAGTATGTGTATCCCAGGTGTTTTCAGGAGAATAGGAGATACGAATTTTACCGTTCACAGAGTGTTTACCAAGGTGTTCATTTAGACGCCTGCATGGACAATGCAATGAGTCCTGACCCATTTGAGAACTCAGAAAATATGCCATTCTACCATCAAGAACACCCATTTGCTAGATCTTTCTCTAGCAATACCTTTGGACGAAACAGGGAACAGAGATTTAAACAAAGTCCTCTTTGGGGCCAACACGAAGAACATTCCTTCTGGTCTGACTTCCCTCAAAGTAGGCATCCATTCACTTCTCACAGAGACTCCGAAATGATATCCATGGACGTATCAGCTGGTCACAGCCATAGCATTCATTCTCAACACTGGGGATCATTTTCTCCTGgttacaaaacaaatattttcagagatCACGAAGAGCCACATCTCTGGCAGTTTGACTCTCAGACAACCACGCTGGAGAGCACGGAGGTGTCGCGAGGCAATGAGAGCCAGACGACTCATTTCAGCATGCCAAACGTTTGCCCTGGGACTGGGCCCAGCTATCACAGCACATCTGGCAGGTCAGTATGCCAACAGGGCGGTCCTCCTACAGAAGTACACCTGGACAAAGAACCTTACTCGTTTGGAAATACTCAGACGACTCTAGCATCCTCATTCAACACCTCCTTCCCCCCGATTCCCGATGACAGAGGGAACCCTCAGAGGCCCAGCTTTCAGAATCCCACAGTTGCTGTGCACAAAATGAAGCCTGCCTCTCTGCCAATAAAAAGCTATCCGGAAGTCACTGTGACCAAGAGCGATTCAGTTGATTCTCCACCTCTTACTGAAAGCCCACCCAGTATCTTGGTCACACAAGTGACTAAGGAGAAAGTCTTGAAGGAAACCCTTCGGGAAGAAGACAAACAACTACACAAGATGGACCAGACACACATGACAAGTGAAGTCCCCCAACCAGTCTCACAGACAGTAACCTCTAACCATGCCTCTGACGTTCAAAGTCCCCTCTCCCAGGACTCAGCCAAGGGCAAAGGGTTTGCTTTTAATGCATCTACCGCAGTAAGTTCAAAGAGGTCACCTGGAGTCATTTCCAGGAAAGAGagccccaaaattcatatatcaCACAGAGAGCGATccaatgaacttaaaaaagataagaatcacACGGGGGACAGACAACCTGGCTCAGCAACTTCCCTTGCTTTCATTCAGGAACGCACAACAGCGTCTTGGCCCAGCCCAGATCAAGGTTGTCACCAGGAAGTAAGAGCGAGTACTGAAGCTATTTCaggcattattaaaaataaccactGGAGCTCTGAACCTGCTGATGGTCAAAAGGCACAGTCTGCAGAAAAGCCTGCTCTTTCAGATACCAAGGAAGAACAAGGTACCACAAGTCCTTCCACCAACTGTAGCAAACCAGCTGCTCGTCGTAAGATCCCACGCGATTCTTCAGATCTGTCATCGGGTATACTACCTGGCTCCTCACCATCGACTAATTCTTTCCTTGACACTCCGGCGATTCCTTCAACAACAGTGTTCTCCAGGAAAAGTCCTTCGGGCAAGGATCCATCTCCGGGAGAAAGAGCACAAAAGGACAATGATAGCAAGGACCAAAGTGATCAGTTTGCCCTAAGCCCCTCAGAAAACCCAAAGCGTAACGATGAGTGTGTACTTGGACACAATGAGGCAGTTGATGTTGCCAAATGGCGTTCTCACTCTCCTTTCAaggatgggaaaggaaaaggaaaagtaaggCGACGCATAGCCTCTCTGGAGAAGTTAAGCAAAATGGAAAGTAGGTCAGCACCCACCAGTGAGAACAGTAGCTCCGTGGAGATGAATCAAAGCAATTCCAAGCCTCCTGAAGTTCACACGACTTCCTGCACCTCACCAACAAAATCAGCCAGATTTCTCATCAATAACAGGAAGTCGGAAAGTAAGATAATGGCTTCTCCGTGTAGGAATGAACCACTTCCATTCCAAGTCAAAAATAATGTGGAACACCCAGCAGGGAAGTATACATTGAACAAATTCGGTCCCAGTTCTCCTGAGTCAGAAAGCCAATGTTCCAAAGCAGTGTCAGACTCGGTCCCAGTAGCACCTGAAGCCACAGAGAAGGTGGCAAGCCTGAAAAACATTGGGTTTGCTTCTGTTAGAAAAGGACCACTTCCGTTCCTCATCAAGAGGGCCGTGTCGTGTCCGTCAGGGGTACCAGATGCCTCAGATGggagagacaaaagagaagaatGCTTGGTCTCAAACACAGATGCTTCTGCTGTAACACTAAAACCTTGGGAGGCGATCATTAGCCCTCTGGAAAATAATTCACCCGTTAGCGATTTGTCTTCGCCaaaaagacaccaccaaaagGAATACTTTCCAGAATGCACTGAACAGGATGGTAAAATGGCTGCCTCCGGGACAGGtctattttccctttcaaatgaagaccctctgcctttctcttcagACGCGTCaagaaaagaaagtgggaaaACGTTACGTAAATTTAAGACCACTAGTACGTTTTCTGTTTCTGGCGATGAAGATAATGTAAAATGTCTTGAGGTGGTTTCAGTATATTACACTCTACCAAGGAAATACAGCAAAAAATTCTCTAACATTCTTGAAAAGTATACACGATATATCGATTCACTTACGGAATCAACTAAAGTGGAGACTGAAACCTTTCCCaatgcttttgaaaaagaaaagctaaattatTCTACCCAAGAGCAGTCAGGAACACCTTCATCTGAAGGTCTAAAGATGCTGGTCACCTCTGCTCAGGAGAAGACCCACTGTCTTTCTCGCACCAGTGAAAATATGACCGCTTCACAATTACCAAGCATTTGGCCCTCAGAACCAACATTACAGGAAGTGGATTCTACTGAGCCACGTGTTTCTCTTCATAAAGGAGAATCTAAAACTGGAGAGATTTCCCCAGATAACTTCGCTAAAACACCCCTAGGTGATTCAGagagcagaaaagagagagggaaaagattgCAAAGCGAAACTCTGCCTCCTTCATCAatgcttcaggaaaaaaaaggtacagaagagaaagctgaaaGCTGTCAGCAATCCAGTAAATCGGGCAACAGTGGTCCTTCTAATCTCCCAGCCCATTCAGAAGAGAATGTTGGAAGTTCCCAAAATGGAAGAAGTTCCGGGGAATGTGTAGGTACTAGGATAGCCATCACAGCTCCTGGAACTGGAGAAGGCCTTCCGAGAGAGATCGCGGACGGTAGTTCCAATGGATTGCAGCCTAGTCAAGTAAGAGGGGAAATGGGAACAGATTTCCAAAAAGAGACTAGTAAACCACTTTCTGACTTGGAAAGCCAAGTCTTTGCTCTTACTCCAGCTTTGCATAAACTACAGCTTTTTGAAGGGACTTGTTCAGGTGAACCAGATTTAGACAGTTCGCAGTCTGAACCCAGAGAGCTACCTCCAAGGAGTCAGGAGATAAGCATGACAGAGAACAGCAAGGCTGAAGACGAAATGCTAAAGTTGGCATGGGATCAACCTTCATTTCCTGCAGGAAGCAGTAAACAGAAAACCAGCTTGGATGacccagaagaagggaaaaacagaTCCGTAGTTAAGCACAGATTGGCAGCCATgtccaaagcaagcagaaaattCCCAGCTAAAGATTTAAGCCCCAGAAGACACGTAGCTACTATCTTCCCCCAAAGTGGGAACAGTTCTGGCTTTGGCAGCTTATCTCTTGGCACGGCCGAGTGCAACCTGCCGTCCCCTGAGCCTGCTCCAAAGTCCATAGAATCCAGAAATGAAAGCAGGTTGAGTCACGATATAACGGACGTGGAAAAGTCAGAGAACTCTCTCCAGGTTACTGTAATACCCAGTAGAGAAGCTTCTACACACTTAAGCAATCCGAAGTCTAACAGCATTTCACAGCTACAGCAGAATGGGTCTAAAAATATCTCAGAATCATCACCAAAGTATGAGAAGTCTAAAGATGTAACAGCAGCTCAGACTTTGGAAAGAGAGTCAAGAACTTTGGCCCAACCCACATTCCCCAACCTCGGGGAAGCAGACTTCTCTGACCATCAGAGAAGAATAAACCCTCCTTTTCCTTTGGAGCCTACAGAGAAATCTAGAGTAAGCGTTCCATTGGCCAGTTATCAGCAGCAACAAAGAAGTGCTTCATCTCTGGAGTGGGGACCTGAACTGCACCCCTATCGTTCAAACAGTTTAAAAAGCATCAATGTGCACGGTGATCTGGTACGCAAAAGTCATCCTCCAAAGGTCAGGGGGCGCCATTTTTCTGAGAGCACTTCTATTGACAATGCCCTGAGTGAACTGACCCTCGGGGATGAATTCTCTGGCAACAGCGGATACAGTCGAAGATTCAGATCCTTTTCTGAGCTTTCCTCCTGTGATGGAAATGAAAACCGGACTTTGGGTAGCGGCAGAACAAAAATGGGGCCCAAGTTTGCAACATCTATATCTAGACCTATTGACTATGGAATTTTTGGGAAAGAACAACAGTTGGCTTTCTTGGAGAATGTAAAGAGGTCACTCACACAAGGAAGATTATGGAAACCAAGTTTTCTTAAGAACCCCGGCTTCCTGAAAGATGATGTCATTAACCATCCTCAGCCAACAGAGCTGCCAAGCTCAGATTCTCCTAGCGGCCAGATGCCGGAAGATGCCTTCTCTCCAGGCGCACCACTTTGTATCTATGAAAAGA